In Carya illinoinensis cultivar Pawnee chromosome 9, C.illinoinensisPawnee_v1, whole genome shotgun sequence, the following are encoded in one genomic region:
- the LOC122277562 gene encoding protein PHLOEM PROTEIN 2-LIKE A9 isoform X1, with translation MSTTKPHHDAESDGQLVEQADQTTIFYPRGLNIVWGSDPRYWRLPSDQDKTGPVDLVQVSWLEVTGSREMKPSTTYEIGFKISLTQEAFGWNGSKVYVMAKLGRRGKYSWKRASLDAFSSGTQKEIPQDSDKLKITTTSNEATIYFGMYEVWSGKWKGGLRIHHAYIREAN, from the exons ATGTCAACCACTAAACCTCATCATGATGCAGAATCTGATGGCCAACTAGTTGAGCAG GCCGACCAGACTACTATATTTTATCCAAGAGGACTCAATATTGTGTGGGGCAGTGACCCCCGCTACTGGCGCTTACCTTCTGATCA GGACAAGACAGGGCCTGTTGATTTGGTACAGGTATCATGGCTGGAGGTAACCGGTTCACGCGAGATGAAGCCTTCAACGACGTACGAAATAGGGTTCAAGATCTCATTGACACAAGAAGCTTTTGGTTGGAATGGGAGCAAGGTTTACGTGATGGCCAAGCTAGGGCGAAGGGGAAAGTACAGTTGGAAAAGAGCAAGCCTGGATGCTTTCTCAAGTGGGACACAAAAGGAAATTCCTCAAGATAGTGACAAACTCAAAATCACTACCACTTCTAATGAAGCCACCATCTACTTTGGTATGTATGAAGTCTGGAGCGGCAAATGGAAGGGAGGTCTCAGAATTCACCATGCTTACATCAGAGAAGCTAACTGA
- the LOC122277562 gene encoding protein PHLOEM PROTEIN 2-LIKE A9 isoform X2, with translation MQADQTTIFYPRGLNIVWGSDPRYWRLPSDQDKTGPVDLVQVSWLEVTGSREMKPSTTYEIGFKISLTQEAFGWNGSKVYVMAKLGRRGKYSWKRASLDAFSSGTQKEIPQDSDKLKITTTSNEATIYFGMYEVWSGKWKGGLRIHHAYIREAN, from the exons ATGCAGGCCGACCAGACTACTATATTTTATCCAAGAGGACTCAATATTGTGTGGGGCAGTGACCCCCGCTACTGGCGCTTACCTTCTGATCA GGACAAGACAGGGCCTGTTGATTTGGTACAGGTATCATGGCTGGAGGTAACCGGTTCACGCGAGATGAAGCCTTCAACGACGTACGAAATAGGGTTCAAGATCTCATTGACACAAGAAGCTTTTGGTTGGAATGGGAGCAAGGTTTACGTGATGGCCAAGCTAGGGCGAAGGGGAAAGTACAGTTGGAAAAGAGCAAGCCTGGATGCTTTCTCAAGTGGGACACAAAAGGAAATTCCTCAAGATAGTGACAAACTCAAAATCACTACCACTTCTAATGAAGCCACCATCTACTTTGGTATGTATGAAGTCTGGAGCGGCAAATGGAAGGGAGGTCTCAGAATTCACCATGCTTACATCAGAGAAGCTAACTGA